In the genome of Actinomadura graeca, one region contains:
- a CDS encoding type I polyketide synthase — MTDEQKLVDYLKWTTAELHETRRRLRESEERAREPIAIVSMACRFPGGVRSPAQLWDLVAEQRDGVTGFPSGRGWDRAWDLMSARRDGGGPGAQAPAPFARVGGFIDAAGFDAEFFGVDPAEAAAIEPLQRILLHLAWEALESGTLDPRALHGTPTGVYVGTTARDYATRPERLPAELLAHLGDGTSGGLVAGRLSATLGLEGPAMTLDTACSSALVAVHLACQALRQGECTLALAGGGTVMATPGVFASFAQQGGLAPDGRCKAFAAAADGMGLAEGVGLVLLERLSDALREGHPVLAVIRGSAVNQDGATYGLAAPNGPSQQEVIRRALASAGLSPDEVDAVEAHGTGTPLGDAIEVQALLSAYGRGRPADRPLWLGSVKSNTGHTQGASGAAGLIKMVMAMRHGLLPATLHVDRPTPLADWRSGALRLLTEPVRWTGGDGPRRAGVSSFGASGTNAHLILEEPPAPEDPVAADVPQTRGPARAVPWTVSARSPEALPAQAAALAAHVAAAGPDVPDADVAWSLAATRPVFEHRAVVVGEDRDSLLAGLRAVAAGQDRPGVFRTAPAKAAAGRDVWLFGDGTARRPGAGGALYGAFPVFAAAFDEVCALLDPALEAAALLGPDGPPDGPRLRQEVTFAVQVALARLLESLGARPDAVAGRGVGEFAAAHVAQGLDLADACRLVSGEPRPGDDTGDEVNEEAGGATGPRSARVPVVTFPVDEPSDRYLDLGPGSFGDGPDPSRTVAVLGDGRDEVAALVEALAGLHVTGTAIAWAELFGGRPLPRRVALPTYAFQERPYWLHEEWQEEAGPQGPAEEDPGDAGFWDAVEREDPAALTAVLGVPDDLREHLAAVLPALAGWRTRRKDVARRP, encoded by the coding sequence GTGACGGACGAACAGAAGCTCGTCGACTACCTCAAGTGGACCACCGCCGAACTCCACGAGACCCGGAGGCGGCTGCGGGAGTCCGAGGAGAGGGCGCGCGAGCCCATCGCGATCGTGTCGATGGCCTGCCGCTTCCCGGGCGGGGTGCGGTCACCGGCCCAGCTGTGGGACCTGGTCGCCGAGCAGCGGGACGGTGTCACCGGCTTCCCGTCCGGCCGCGGCTGGGACCGGGCCTGGGACCTGATGTCCGCGCGGCGGGACGGCGGCGGCCCCGGCGCGCAGGCCCCCGCCCCGTTCGCCCGGGTCGGCGGGTTCATCGACGCCGCCGGGTTCGACGCGGAGTTCTTCGGCGTCGACCCGGCCGAGGCGGCGGCGATCGAACCCCTCCAGCGGATCCTCCTGCACCTCGCCTGGGAGGCCCTGGAGAGCGGCACCCTGGACCCGCGGGCGCTCCACGGCACGCCCACCGGCGTGTACGTGGGCACCACGGCCCGCGACTACGCCACCCGGCCCGAGCGGCTGCCGGCGGAGCTGCTCGCCCATCTGGGCGACGGCACCTCCGGCGGCCTCGTCGCCGGGCGCCTCTCCGCCACCCTCGGCCTGGAGGGCCCGGCGATGACCCTCGACACCGCGTGCTCGTCGGCGCTGGTGGCCGTCCACCTCGCCTGCCAGGCCCTCCGCCAGGGCGAGTGCACGCTGGCCCTGGCGGGCGGCGGGACGGTGATGGCCACCCCGGGCGTGTTCGCGTCGTTCGCGCAGCAGGGCGGGCTGGCGCCGGACGGGCGCTGCAAGGCGTTCGCGGCGGCCGCCGACGGCATGGGCCTCGCGGAGGGCGTCGGGCTCGTCCTGCTGGAACGGCTGTCCGACGCGCTGCGCGAGGGGCATCCCGTGCTGGCGGTGATCCGGGGGTCGGCGGTCAACCAGGACGGCGCCACCTACGGGCTGGCCGCGCCGAACGGCCCCTCCCAGCAGGAGGTGATCCGGCGGGCGCTGGCCTCCGCGGGCCTGTCGCCGGACGAGGTGGACGCCGTCGAGGCGCACGGCACCGGCACGCCCCTCGGCGACGCCATCGAGGTCCAGGCCCTGCTGTCGGCGTACGGGCGGGGCCGCCCCGCGGACCGGCCGCTGTGGCTCGGGTCGGTCAAGTCCAACACGGGGCACACCCAGGGCGCCTCGGGCGCGGCGGGCCTGATCAAGATGGTGATGGCGATGCGCCACGGGCTGCTCCCGGCGACCCTGCACGTCGACCGGCCGACACCGCTGGCGGACTGGCGGTCGGGCGCGCTGCGGCTCCTCACCGAGCCCGTCCGGTGGACGGGCGGCGACGGCCCGCGCAGGGCGGGCGTCTCGTCGTTCGGCGCGTCGGGGACGAACGCGCACCTGATCCTGGAGGAGCCCCCGGCGCCGGAGGACCCGGTCGCGGCGGACGTCCCGCAGACGCGGGGACCCGCCCGGGCGGTGCCGTGGACGGTGTCGGCGCGGAGCCCGGAGGCGCTGCCGGCCCAGGCCGCCGCTTTGGCGGCCCACGTGGCGGCGGCCGGTCCGGACGTCCCGGACGCCGACGTGGCGTGGTCCCTCGCGGCGACACGGCCGGTGTTCGAGCACCGGGCGGTGGTGGTGGGCGAGGACCGCGACTCGCTCCTGGCGGGGCTGCGGGCCGTCGCGGCCGGGCAGGATCGTCCCGGGGTGTTCCGCACCGCCCCGGCGAAGGCCGCGGCCGGCAGGGACGTGTGGCTCTTCGGCGATGGGACCGCCCGGCGCCCAGGCGCGGGAGGGGCCCTCTACGGCGCCTTCCCCGTGTTCGCGGCGGCGTTCGACGAGGTGTGCGCGCTGCTGGACCCGGCTCTGGAGGCCGCGGCGCTCCTCGGTCCGGACGGGCCGCCGGACGGGCCGCGCCTCCGGCAGGAGGTGACGTTCGCCGTGCAGGTGGCGCTCGCGCGGCTGCTGGAGTCGCTGGGGGCGCGGCCGGACGCCGTGGCGGGACGCGGGGTCGGAGAGTTCGCCGCCGCGCACGTCGCGCAGGGCCTGGATCTCGCCGACGCCTGCCGGCTGGTGTCCGGCGAACCGCGTCCCGGCGATGACACGGGTGACGAGGTGAACGAGGAGGCGGGCGGCGCGACCGGCCCGCGGTCGGCGCGCGTGCCCGTCGTCACATTTCCGGTGGATGAGCCGTCCGACCGCTACCTGGACCTCGGCCCCGGCTCCTTCGGGGACGGACCGGACCCCTCCCGCACGGTGGCCGTCCTCGGGGACGGGCGGGACGAGGTGGCGGCGCTGGTCGAGGCCCTGGCCGGGCTGCACGTCACCGGCACGGCCATCGCGTGGGCCGAGCTGTTCGGCGGCCGCCCGCTCCCCCGCAGGGTCGCGCTGCCCACCTACGCGTTCCAGGAGCGGCCCTACTGGCTGCACGAGGAATGGCAGGAAGAGGCAGGCCCCCAGGGGCCGGCCGAGGAGGACCCGGGCGACGCCGGGTTCTGGGACGCGGTCGAGCGTGAGGACCCGGCCGCCCTGACGGCGGTCCTCGGCGTGCCGGACGACCTGCGGGAGCACCTGGCGGCGGTGCTCCCGGCACTGGCCGGCTGGCGGACGCGGCGGAAGGACGTGGCCCGCCGGCCGTAG
- a CDS encoding thioesterase II family protein: protein MTQPSTVSAAWIRRYHQAPSGAVRLVCFPHAGGSASFYFPVSARLSATAEVCAVQYPGRQDRRSEPSIDNIPDLADAITGALGPADGRPLAFFGHSMGAVLAYEVALRLEESGAEPLTRLVVSGRRAPSRHREGSVHRLDDRGVVAELRRLSGTQSDLLGDPETLEMILPAVRNDYRAVETYRPGPGRSLRCPVVAYVGDSDPQVTVDEAKSWADHTTGPFDMRVFPGGHFYLTDRAPEVIQALADDLAG, encoded by the coding sequence ATGACACAGCCGTCCACCGTCTCGGCGGCCTGGATCCGCCGTTACCACCAGGCGCCCAGCGGCGCGGTCCGCCTCGTCTGCTTCCCGCACGCCGGGGGCTCGGCGAGCTTCTACTTCCCGGTCTCGGCGCGGCTGTCGGCGACGGCGGAGGTCTGCGCGGTGCAGTACCCGGGCCGGCAGGACCGCCGGTCCGAGCCCAGCATCGACAACATCCCCGACCTGGCGGACGCGATCACCGGTGCGCTGGGCCCGGCGGACGGCCGCCCGCTGGCGTTCTTCGGCCACAGCATGGGCGCGGTCCTGGCCTACGAGGTCGCCCTGCGGCTGGAGGAGTCCGGCGCGGAACCGCTGACCCGGCTGGTCGTCTCCGGACGGCGCGCGCCGTCCCGGCACAGGGAGGGCTCGGTGCACCGGCTGGACGACCGGGGCGTCGTCGCGGAGCTGCGGCGGCTCAGCGGCACGCAGTCGGACCTGCTCGGCGATCCCGAGACGCTGGAGATGATCCTGCCCGCGGTGCGCAACGACTACCGGGCCGTGGAGACCTACCGTCCCGGGCCCGGGCGGTCGCTGCGCTGCCCGGTCGTCGCCTACGTCGGCGACAGCGACCCCCAGGTGACGGTGGACGAGGCCAAGTCCTGGGCCGACCACACCACCGGCCCGTTCGACATGCGGGTCTTTCCCGGTGGCCACTTCTACCTCACCGACCGCGCGCCCGAGGTCATCCAGGCGCTCGCCGACGACCTCGCCGGGTGA
- a CDS encoding activator-dependent family glycosyltransferase: MRVLFTSFPGNTHYFNSVPLAWALRAAGHEVRVASAPELTPAITGSGLTAVPVGSAETLQEKTLRSMRERDFRSVEQWMTRAIPSKLHLGQERADDLDWDELAWGYDGFVVPTAKIMNDSMVDELVDFARWWRPDLVLWDAVSYAGSLAAAACGAAHGRVLFSHDIDARTRNRYLALKAEQPEGERTDSMEEWLGGWAAKHRFPYSETLTTGDFTIDQLPESFRLETGLRYLSMRHIPYNGPSETPRWVWTDPAAPRVLMTFGLSSRTQAHLRVLSVAQVQDALDELAGLDIELIVTLPDEVGAQLDRIPENTRVVEFVPLHALLPTCSAVLHQAGPGGFNGSLRYAVPQLIVSLFPDAPIKARALQRAGAGLSIPPAQATGARIREAFERLLGDPSFREGAENLRQEVLRQPAPSEVVGDLEALAAEYGRRDAVVH; the protein is encoded by the coding sequence ATGCGTGTCCTGTTCACGTCGTTCCCCGGGAACACCCACTACTTCAACAGCGTGCCGCTGGCCTGGGCGCTGCGCGCCGCGGGCCACGAGGTGCGCGTCGCCAGCGCACCGGAGCTGACCCCCGCCATCACCGGCTCCGGCCTGACCGCGGTGCCGGTCGGCTCGGCCGAGACCCTTCAGGAGAAGACCCTGCGCTCGATGCGGGAGCGCGACTTCCGGTCGGTCGAGCAGTGGATGACCCGGGCCATCCCGTCGAAGCTCCACCTCGGGCAGGAACGCGCCGACGACCTCGACTGGGACGAGCTGGCATGGGGCTACGACGGCTTCGTCGTGCCCACCGCCAAGATCATGAACGACTCGATGGTCGACGAGCTGGTGGACTTCGCCCGCTGGTGGAGACCCGACCTCGTCCTCTGGGACGCCGTCAGCTACGCGGGCTCGCTCGCCGCCGCGGCGTGCGGCGCCGCCCACGGCCGCGTCCTGTTCAGCCACGACATCGACGCGCGCACCCGGAACCGCTACCTCGCGCTCAAGGCCGAGCAGCCGGAGGGCGAGCGCACGGACTCCATGGAGGAGTGGCTCGGCGGCTGGGCCGCCAAGCACCGCTTCCCCTACTCCGAGACGCTCACCACCGGGGACTTCACCATCGACCAGCTCCCCGAGTCGTTCCGCCTGGAGACCGGGCTGCGCTACCTGTCGATGCGCCACATCCCCTACAACGGGCCGTCGGAGACCCCCCGCTGGGTCTGGACGGACCCGGCGGCGCCCCGGGTCCTGATGACCTTCGGGCTGTCGTCCCGGACGCAGGCGCACCTGCGGGTGCTGTCCGTCGCGCAGGTCCAGGACGCGCTGGACGAGCTCGCCGGCCTCGACATCGAGCTGATCGTCACCCTCCCGGACGAGGTCGGCGCCCAGCTCGACCGGATCCCGGAGAACACCCGCGTCGTGGAGTTCGTCCCGCTGCACGCCCTCCTGCCCACCTGTTCCGCCGTGCTCCACCAGGCCGGGCCGGGCGGGTTCAACGGGTCGCTCCGCTACGCGGTGCCGCAGCTGATCGTCAGCCTGTTCCCGGACGCCCCGATCAAGGCCAGGGCGCTCCAGCGGGCGGGGGCGGGCCTGTCGATCCCCCCGGCGCAGGCCACCGGAGCGCGGATCCGGGAGGCGTTCGAGCGCCTGCTGGGCGACCCCTCCTTCCGGGAGGGCGCCGAGAACCTCCGGCAGGAGGTCCTGCGTCAGCCCGCCCCGTCCGAGGTGGTCGGGGACCTGGAGGCGCTGGCCGCCGAGTACGGGCGCCGCGACGCGGTGGTCCATTGA
- a CDS encoding putative sugar O-methyltransferase: MVRNLQASPQWEHIQESWVTEDAAADLTSFKSDDRNFNISLWNPHANGPRYFKTLVHELATRLEPADWARLRKVENRDVGEPLSVRLDGESVCLDYLQAVLELGFIERQVDLGGARVMEIGAGYGRTCHTVLANHDVAEYWIVDLTNTLRLSTAYLREVLDPERYARVRFVDVEDIDEVVRAPRFDLCVNIHSFTEMTPETVREYLDLIDEKCAAFYVKNPVGKFLDKRLDGHFKGDEAVQMALRTGPLRKVLDIFDTEAVEAAVPDFVGAYRPGDDWVCAADARGVPWSYFWQALYKNGRT, encoded by the coding sequence ATGGTACGTAATCTGCAGGCCAGTCCGCAGTGGGAGCATATTCAGGAGAGCTGGGTCACCGAGGACGCGGCCGCCGACCTGACGAGCTTCAAGTCCGACGACCGCAACTTCAACATCTCGCTGTGGAACCCGCACGCGAACGGGCCCCGCTACTTCAAGACGCTGGTGCACGAGCTGGCGACCCGGCTGGAGCCCGCCGACTGGGCGAGGCTCCGCAAGGTGGAGAACAGGGACGTGGGGGAGCCGCTCAGCGTGCGCCTCGACGGCGAGAGCGTCTGCCTAGACTACCTGCAGGCCGTGCTCGAGCTCGGCTTCATCGAACGGCAGGTCGACCTCGGCGGCGCCCGGGTCATGGAGATCGGCGCCGGGTACGGGCGGACCTGCCACACCGTCCTGGCGAACCACGACGTCGCCGAGTACTGGATCGTCGACCTCACCAACACGCTGCGGCTCAGCACGGCCTACCTCCGGGAGGTCCTGGACCCCGAGCGGTACGCCCGGGTGCGGTTCGTCGACGTCGAGGACATCGACGAGGTGGTGCGCGCGCCGCGTTTCGATCTGTGCGTCAATATCCACTCGTTCACCGAGATGACCCCGGAGACCGTCCGGGAGTACCTCGACCTGATCGACGAGAAGTGCGCCGCGTTCTATGTGAAGAACCCGGTCGGAAAGTTCCTCGACAAGCGTCTGGACGGCCATTTCAAAGGCGACGAGGCGGTGCAGATGGCGCTGCGGACCGGGCCGCTGAGGAAGGTGCTGGACATCTTCGACACCGAGGCCGTCGAGGCCGCCGTGCCGGACTTCGTGGGCGCCTACCGGCCGGGGGACGACTGGGTCTGCGCCGCGGACGCCAGGGGCGTCCCGTGGAGCTATTTCTGGCAGGCCCTCTACAAGAACGGGCGCACGTGA
- a CDS encoding NAD-dependent epimerase/dehydratase family protein, translating to MTRRALEGRPVVVLGGTGFLGRHVCRAFAAEGARVLRVSRAAPAGPDGDGCRTLSLDLAGAGRRDLARLLADAGAQVLVNASGAVWAGSPERMAALNADLPDRLAGAVADLPAADRPRLVQLGSAYEYGPARHGTLTGEDCVPAPATVYGRTKLRGSEAVLRAVREDGADAVVLRISVACGPGAPGTSLPGTVAGHLAAGRGELRLAPLRAHRDLVDVRDVAAAVVAAARAPADAVACGVVNIGGGRAVPVRRLVELMISLSGRPVRVVEEADAPRTRSDSPWQRLDISRARRRLGWSPSRTLEESLRDLLAAAGVPAEPRAAAAGPGRTDHGQPG from the coding sequence GTGACCCGACGGGCGCTGGAGGGGCGGCCGGTCGTCGTCCTCGGCGGGACCGGTTTCCTGGGACGCCACGTCTGCCGGGCCTTCGCGGCCGAGGGGGCGCGGGTCCTCCGGGTCTCCAGGGCCGCTCCCGCCGGCCCGGACGGCGACGGCTGCCGGACGCTGTCCCTGGACCTCGCCGGCGCCGGCCGGCGGGACCTCGCCCGGCTGCTCGCCGACGCGGGGGCGCAGGTGCTGGTGAACGCCTCCGGCGCGGTCTGGGCCGGATCGCCGGAGCGCATGGCCGCCCTCAACGCCGACCTGCCGGACCGGCTCGCCGGTGCCGTCGCCGATCTGCCGGCCGCGGACCGGCCGCGGCTCGTCCAGCTCGGCAGCGCCTACGAATACGGCCCCGCCCGGCACGGCACGCTGACCGGCGAGGACTGCGTCCCCGCCCCCGCGACCGTCTACGGGCGGACGAAGCTGCGCGGGTCCGAGGCCGTCCTCCGGGCGGTCAGGGAGGACGGCGCCGACGCGGTGGTGCTGCGCATCTCCGTGGCCTGCGGGCCCGGCGCCCCCGGCACCAGCCTGCCCGGCACGGTCGCCGGTCACCTGGCCGCCGGTCGCGGTGAGCTGCGGCTGGCGCCGCTGCGCGCGCACCGCGACCTGGTGGACGTGCGGGACGTCGCCGCCGCGGTGGTCGCGGCGGCGCGGGCCCCGGCCGACGCCGTCGCCTGCGGCGTCGTCAACATCGGCGGCGGGCGGGCCGTGCCCGTGCGCCGCCTGGTCGAGCTGATGATCTCGCTGAGCGGCCGTCCGGTGCGCGTCGTGGAGGAGGCGGACGCCCCGCGGACGCGCTCCGACTCGCCCTGGCAGCGGCTCGACATCTCCCGGGCGAGGCGGCGGCTGGGCTGGTCGCCGAGCCGGACGCTGGAGGAGTCGCTGCGCGACCTCCTCGCCGCCGCGGGCGTGCCCGCCGAACCCCGGGCCGCCGCCGCGGGCCCAGGAAGGACGGATCATGGACAGCCAGGCTGA
- a CDS encoding alpha/beta fold hydrolase, translating into MTTTRHPAGLSVPVADGVRLHVRHLPAAGGRPFLLLHGLMSNARLWDEVAERLADAGHPVYAVDLRGHGESDVPEGGYDTATAVADVAAAVTALGLDGMLVAGHSWGGHIGVRLADEHPSLVEGLALVDGGWFEFAFAFAREFEFDPDAPYDSLEKEFREAMRKSVSAPVSVDQMRGYLRGLHPEWSETAIEARLRDMRAGPDGVLTPRLSEPQCLSIVRSIVNDSPARHLPGVAVPVLLVPALPGTRPWWERHYRDAVDRAERLLCRPTVKWYLGADHHLHADRPGELARDLLGLARGTAPAAG; encoded by the coding sequence ATGACGACGACGCGGCATCCGGCCGGCCTCTCCGTCCCGGTGGCGGACGGGGTGAGGCTGCACGTCAGGCACCTGCCGGCCGCGGGCGGGCGGCCCTTCCTGCTGCTGCACGGGCTGATGTCCAACGCCCGGCTGTGGGACGAGGTCGCGGAGCGGCTCGCGGACGCGGGGCACCCGGTGTACGCGGTCGACCTGCGCGGCCACGGCGAGTCCGACGTCCCCGAGGGCGGCTACGACACCGCCACGGCCGTCGCGGACGTGGCCGCGGCGGTGACGGCCCTCGGGCTGGACGGGATGCTGGTGGCGGGCCACTCCTGGGGAGGGCACATCGGGGTGCGGCTGGCCGACGAGCACCCGTCCCTGGTCGAGGGTCTGGCCCTCGTCGACGGCGGCTGGTTCGAGTTCGCGTTCGCGTTCGCCAGGGAGTTCGAGTTCGACCCCGACGCACCGTACGACTCCCTGGAGAAGGAGTTCCGGGAGGCCATGCGGAAGTCGGTGAGCGCACCCGTGTCCGTCGACCAGATGCGCGGCTACCTGCGCGGACTCCACCCGGAGTGGTCCGAGACGGCGATCGAGGCCCGCCTGCGGGACATGCGGGCCGGGCCGGACGGCGTCCTGACGCCGCGCCTGTCGGAGCCGCAGTGCCTGTCGATCGTCCGCAGCATCGTCAACGACTCGCCGGCGCGCCACCTGCCCGGCGTCGCCGTCCCGGTCCTGCTGGTCCCGGCGCTCCCCGGCACCCGGCCCTGGTGGGAGCGGCACTACCGGGACGCGGTGGACCGGGCGGAGCGGCTGCTGTGCCGCCCGACCGTCAAGTGGTATCTGGGCGCCGATCACCACCTGCACGCCGACCGCCCGGGCGAGCTCGCGCGCGACCTGCTCGGGCTGGCGCGCGGGACCGCGCCGGCGGCGGGGTGA
- a CDS encoding 3-oxoacyl-ACP synthase III family protein: MVDSSIGILATGSCLPERAVSSAEVARRVGVDPEWIERKTQIASRRYAAPDEATSDLAAGAARDALARSGVTADRIGYLIVSTSTGDSPQPPTSYLVQEGLGADGAACFDINVVCSGFVYGLALARSLIALDPGAYALVVAADVYSRILDFDDRRTAVLLGDGAGAAVVGPVPAPSGFLGFDLTSHGYANQLIRVEAGGSRVPVSHETVDAGGHFFRMDGRGVRDFVMEKVPPALKVLVDRAGFTLDQIDHLVPHQANGVLLSQLVDQCGLGGARTHRTLERYGNIGSASVPVALDDAAAAGRLHDGDLVLLAGFGGGMSIGACLLRWAGTAGGEA, translated from the coding sequence ATGGTCGACTCATCCATCGGGATTCTGGCGACCGGATCCTGTCTTCCCGAACGAGCGGTCTCAAGTGCGGAGGTGGCGCGCCGGGTGGGCGTCGACCCGGAATGGATCGAACGCAAGACCCAGATCGCCTCGCGGCGCTACGCGGCGCCGGACGAGGCGACCTCCGACCTCGCCGCCGGGGCGGCCCGGGACGCCCTGGCGAGGAGCGGCGTCACCGCCGACCGGATCGGCTACCTCATCGTCTCCACCTCCACCGGCGACTCCCCGCAGCCGCCCACCTCGTACCTGGTGCAGGAGGGCCTCGGCGCGGACGGCGCTGCATGCTTCGACATCAACGTGGTGTGCAGCGGGTTCGTGTACGGCCTGGCGCTCGCCCGGAGCCTGATCGCGCTCGATCCGGGCGCGTACGCGCTGGTGGTGGCGGCGGACGTGTACTCGCGCATCCTCGACTTCGACGACCGCCGCACGGCGGTGCTGCTCGGTGACGGCGCCGGGGCGGCCGTGGTGGGCCCGGTCCCCGCGCCGTCCGGCTTCCTCGGCTTCGACCTCACCTCCCACGGCTACGCGAACCAGCTGATCAGGGTCGAGGCGGGCGGCAGCCGGGTGCCCGTCTCGCACGAGACGGTGGACGCGGGCGGCCACTTCTTCCGGATGGACGGCAGGGGCGTCCGGGACTTCGTCATGGAGAAGGTCCCGCCCGCGCTGAAGGTCCTGGTGGACCGCGCGGGGTTCACCCTCGACCAGATCGACCACCTGGTGCCGCATCAGGCGAACGGGGTGCTGCTGTCGCAGCTGGTCGACCAGTGCGGCCTCGGCGGCGCGCGGACGCACCGCACGCTGGAGAGGTACGGCAACATCGGCAGCGCCTCGGTGCCCGTCGCGCTGGACGACGCCGCCGCCGCGGGCCGGCTCCACGACGGTGACCTGGTCCTGCTCGCCGGGTTCGGCGGCGGCATGTCGATCGGCGCGTGCCTGCTGCGCTGGGCCGGGACCGCGGGAGGGGAGGCGTGA
- a CDS encoding 3-hydroxybutyryl-CoA dehydrogenase: protein MAGIERVGVVGCGVMGSGIAEVCARAGLDTVVVASGPGSVEPGRRRLLTSLDRGVRKGRLTEDERDAAAGRVTVTADLDELAGRQLVFEAVPEHEPTKADLFGLLDKIVIDPEAVFASNTSSIPIIRLARATTRPGQVVGVHFFSPVPVLPLAELIASLLTAERTRARTEEFVTGTLGKQVISSPDRAGFVVNALLIPYLLSAIRMVESGFASAEVVDAGMVLGCSHPLGPLKLADLIGLDTIAAVARALYEEFKEPQYTPPPLLLRMVDGGLLGKKTGRGFHAYG from the coding sequence ATGGCCGGGATCGAGCGGGTCGGGGTCGTCGGGTGCGGGGTGATGGGCTCGGGGATCGCCGAGGTGTGCGCCAGGGCCGGCCTCGACACCGTGGTCGTCGCCTCCGGCCCGGGCTCGGTGGAACCCGGCAGGCGCCGGCTGCTCACCTCGCTCGACCGCGGCGTGCGCAAGGGGCGCCTGACCGAGGACGAGCGGGACGCCGCGGCGGGACGCGTCACCGTGACCGCCGACCTGGACGAGCTGGCCGGCCGCCAGCTGGTCTTCGAGGCCGTCCCCGAGCACGAGCCCACCAAGGCCGACCTGTTCGGCCTGCTGGACAAGATCGTCATCGATCCCGAGGCCGTCTTCGCCTCCAACACCTCCTCGATCCCGATCATCAGGCTCGCGCGGGCGACCACCCGCCCCGGGCAGGTGGTCGGCGTGCACTTCTTCAGCCCGGTGCCCGTCCTGCCGCTGGCCGAGCTGATCGCGTCGCTGCTGACCGCCGAGCGCACCCGGGCCCGCACCGAGGAGTTCGTCACCGGCACGCTCGGCAAGCAGGTCATCAGCTCGCCCGACCGGGCGGGGTTCGTGGTGAACGCGCTGCTGATCCCCTACCTGCTCTCGGCGATCAGGATGGTGGAGTCCGGCTTCGCCTCGGCGGAGGTCGTCGACGCCGGCATGGTCCTCGGCTGCTCCCACCCGCTGGGGCCGCTGAAGCTCGCCGACCTCATCGGCCTGGACACGATCGCCGCCGTCGCGCGGGCCCTCTACGAGGAGTTCAAGGAGCCGCAGTACACGCCGCCGCCGCTGCTGCTGCGCATGGTCGACGGCGGGCTCCTCGGGAAGAAGACCGGGCGCGGCTTCCACGCCTACGGGTAA
- a CDS encoding TetR/AcrR family transcriptional regulator, translating into MTSYSMDGLAAEDLTARARIRDAALRLFADRGVDRVSVRDIAKAAGVSSGLIRHHFGSKDGLRDACDAHAVDRLTRISSAAARGTMTDPGLRPALESMDVLHRYLGRSMIDGSPTAGAAFLRAVDLAEAWLREQEPGQYGDVRALAAVLVGANVGVLVMRDLVVRALENGGADAGAGARDGAGSGADAAGADARIRQGLVDMFASRLIGPDLTTHIRDAFDRMGAEPGG; encoded by the coding sequence ATGACGTCATATTCGATGGACGGCCTGGCCGCCGAGGACCTGACGGCACGCGCCCGCATCAGGGACGCGGCGCTGCGCCTGTTCGCCGACCGCGGCGTCGACCGGGTGTCGGTCCGTGACATCGCCAAGGCCGCCGGGGTGTCGTCCGGCCTGATCAGGCACCATTTCGGCTCGAAGGACGGCCTCCGCGACGCGTGCGACGCGCACGCCGTCGACCGGCTCACGCGCATCAGCAGCGCGGCGGCCCGGGGCACGATGACCGATCCGGGGCTCCGCCCGGCGCTGGAGTCGATGGACGTGCTGCACCGCTACCTGGGGCGCTCGATGATCGACGGCTCACCGACCGCCGGGGCGGCGTTCCTGCGCGCGGTCGACCTCGCCGAGGCGTGGCTGCGGGAGCAGGAGCCGGGGCAGTACGGGGACGTGCGCGCCCTGGCGGCCGTGCTCGTGGGGGCGAACGTCGGCGTGCTGGTGATGCGGGACCTGGTCGTGCGGGCGCTGGAGAACGGCGGCGCCGACGCCGGGGCGGGCGCCCGGGACGGCGCCGGCTCCGGGGCGGACGCGGCCGGCGCGGACGCGCGGATCCGCCAGGGCCTGGTGGACATGTTCGCCAGCCGCCTGATCGGCCCCGACCTGACCACCCACATCCGGGACGCGTTCGACCGGATGGGCGCCGAGCCGGGCGGCTAG